One stretch of Burkholderia sp. NRF60-BP8 DNA includes these proteins:
- a CDS encoding MFS transporter, with protein MSGGSATPAAGAYPSAAARPVLVMVALACGFVMAMLDVTIVNVALKAMETSLSMSLTALVWVVDAYTLSFAALLLLGGALANRYGSKAVYVAGLALFVGASVLCAAAQSSGALVAARLAQGVGAALFMPSSLSLLTLAFPPGPMRTRMIGIWGALVSAAMALGPCVGGVLVDAIGWRGIFWVNLPVGAAGLWLTYRHIARAPRHPGPLNALGHLFGALALAALSFTLIEGPSAGWRSPSIVAGVAATLAATAAFALRERYAHSRILSPALLANRRFVAGSTLGLAINFGILAEIFLLSLYLQNVRGASALVAGFELFPLMAMFGIGNLASAKVSARLGTRRTLLVGLALAALGSVALVGVSAMPYPVLAVAVGLANFGAGQAIPAMNLVVMQSADAADANLAAASLNASRQIGSLVGIAIASVILHVIDDPDRATAAGFAVIAALYAFGFAIVFRAIHAGGAEQP; from the coding sequence ATGAGCGGCGGGAGCGCCACGCCGGCCGCCGGCGCCTACCCATCCGCCGCGGCGCGCCCCGTGCTCGTGATGGTCGCGCTCGCGTGCGGCTTCGTGATGGCCATGCTCGACGTGACGATCGTCAACGTCGCGCTGAAGGCCATGGAAACCAGCCTGTCGATGTCGCTGACCGCGCTGGTGTGGGTCGTCGATGCGTACACGCTCAGCTTCGCCGCGCTGCTGCTGCTCGGCGGCGCGCTCGCGAACCGCTACGGGTCGAAGGCCGTCTACGTCGCCGGGCTCGCGCTGTTCGTCGGCGCGTCGGTGCTGTGCGCGGCCGCGCAGTCCAGCGGCGCACTGGTCGCGGCGCGCCTCGCACAGGGTGTCGGCGCGGCGCTCTTCATGCCGAGTTCGCTGAGCCTGCTCACGCTCGCGTTCCCGCCGGGGCCGATGCGCACGCGGATGATCGGCATCTGGGGCGCGCTGGTGTCGGCCGCGATGGCGCTCGGCCCCTGCGTCGGCGGCGTGCTGGTCGACGCGATCGGCTGGCGCGGCATCTTCTGGGTGAACCTGCCGGTCGGTGCGGCCGGCCTGTGGCTCACGTACCGGCATATCGCGCGGGCGCCGCGTCATCCCGGCCCGTTGAATGCGCTCGGCCATCTGTTCGGCGCGCTCGCGCTCGCCGCGCTGAGCTTCACGCTGATCGAAGGGCCCAGCGCCGGCTGGCGCTCGCCGTCGATCGTCGCCGGCGTGGCCGCGACGTTGGCCGCCACCGCGGCATTCGCGTTGCGCGAGCGCTACGCGCACTCGCGCATCCTGTCGCCGGCGCTGCTCGCGAACCGGCGTTTCGTCGCGGGCAGCACGTTGGGCCTCGCGATCAACTTCGGCATTCTCGCCGAGATCTTTCTGTTGAGCCTCTATTTGCAGAACGTGCGCGGCGCGAGCGCGCTCGTCGCCGGCTTCGAGCTGTTTCCGCTGATGGCGATGTTCGGCATCGGCAATCTCGCGTCCGCGAAGGTCAGCGCCCGGCTCGGCACGCGCCGCACGCTGCTCGTCGGGCTCGCGCTCGCCGCGCTCGGCAGCGTGGCGCTCGTCGGCGTCTCGGCGATGCCGTATCCGGTGCTGGCCGTCGCGGTCGGCCTCGCGAACTTCGGCGCCGGGCAGGCCATTCCCGCGATGAATCTCGTCGTGATGCAGTCGGCCGATGCCGCGGACGCGAATCTTGCCGCCGCGTCGCTGAACGCGAGCCGGCAGATCGGTTCGCTCGTCGGCATCGCGATCGCGTCGGTGATCCTGCACGTGATCGACGACCCGGACCGCGCGACGGCCGCCGGCTTCGCGGTGATCGCCGCGCTGTACGCGTTCGGCTTCGCGATCGTATTCCGTGCGATTCACGCCGGGGGCGCCGAGCAGCCGTAG
- the rfbD gene encoding dTDP-4-dehydrorhamnose reductase: protein MTIVVTGALGQVGRELVLRAGRQPLVGLSRAALDIVDAGAVRRALDEHRAELVINAAGWTAVDRAEAEPDAAWRANRDGPAVLADACAALGIPLIHLSTDYVFDGRTPGPYAETDAVAPLGAYGRSKLAGEEAVRERLPDRHLILRVAWVFGAHGSNFVRTMLRLAREREVVGVVADQYGGPTHAGAIADALLTIAARYRAGEALRWGTYHLCGTPVTTWHGFAEAIFADARRTGLIDRVPWVRPIRTDAYPLPAPRPANSALDCSLLREHFGVESPSWIAGLTEVFATWKQPT from the coding sequence ATGACGATCGTCGTGACCGGCGCGCTCGGCCAGGTCGGCCGCGAACTGGTGCTGCGCGCGGGTCGGCAGCCGCTCGTCGGGCTGTCGCGCGCCGCGCTCGACATCGTCGATGCAGGCGCGGTGCGCCGCGCGCTCGACGAACACCGGGCCGAACTCGTGATCAATGCCGCCGGATGGACCGCCGTCGATCGCGCGGAGGCCGAGCCCGATGCAGCCTGGCGCGCGAACCGCGACGGGCCGGCCGTGCTGGCCGACGCGTGCGCCGCACTCGGGATTCCGTTGATTCATCTGTCGACCGACTACGTGTTCGACGGCCGCACGCCCGGCCCGTATGCGGAAACCGACGCCGTCGCGCCGCTCGGTGCGTACGGCCGGAGCAAGCTCGCGGGCGAGGAAGCGGTGCGCGAGCGGCTGCCCGACCGTCATCTGATTCTGCGAGTCGCATGGGTGTTCGGCGCGCACGGCAGCAATTTCGTGCGCACGATGCTGCGCCTGGCGCGCGAGCGCGAGGTCGTCGGCGTGGTCGCCGATCAGTACGGCGGGCCGACGCATGCCGGTGCGATCGCCGACGCGCTGCTGACGATCGCGGCGCGATACCGGGCCGGCGAAGCGCTGCGCTGGGGCACCTATCACCTGTGCGGCACGCCCGTGACCACGTGGCACGGCTTCGCCGAAGCGATCTTCGCCGATGCGCGGCGCACCGGCCTCATCGATCGCGTGCCGTGGGTCCGACCGATCCGGACCGACGCCTATCCGTTGCCTGCGCCGAGACCGGCGAACTCCGCGCTCGACTGCAGCCTCCTGCGAGAACACTTCGGGGTCGAATCGCCTTCGTGGATCGCGGGTCTCACCGAAGTGTTTGCCACCTGGAAGCAACCCACATGA
- the rfbA gene encoding glucose-1-phosphate thymidylyltransferase RfbA encodes MQTAIGRKGLILAGGSGTRLHPLTHSVSKQLMPVYDKPMIYYPLSTIMLSGIRDVLIISTPRDLDAFRQLLGDGGQWGMSFSYAVQPSPDGLAQAFVIGAPFIGRDAATLVLGDNIYHGPALSSLLQQAAARTTGATVFGYYVRDPERYGVVSFDADGRAIDLEEKPREPKSNYAVTGLYFYDNDVVELAKAVRPSARGELEITDLNLAYLARGALNVEILGRGYAWLDTGTHESLLDAANFIQVMQARQGLQIACPEEIAYRLGWIDAEQLETLAHKLAKSGYGRYLLDLLSKEVAA; translated from the coding sequence ATGCAAACAGCGATTGGCCGTAAAGGACTGATTCTGGCGGGCGGCTCGGGCACCCGGCTCCATCCGCTCACGCATTCGGTGTCGAAGCAATTGATGCCGGTGTACGACAAACCGATGATCTATTACCCGCTCAGCACGATCATGCTGTCCGGCATCCGCGACGTGCTGATCATCTCGACGCCGCGCGATCTCGACGCGTTCCGGCAACTGCTCGGCGACGGCGGCCAGTGGGGCATGAGCTTTTCGTATGCGGTGCAGCCGAGCCCCGACGGTCTTGCGCAGGCGTTCGTGATCGGTGCGCCGTTCATCGGTCGCGACGCGGCGACGCTCGTGCTCGGCGACAACATCTATCACGGGCCCGCGCTGTCGTCGCTGCTGCAACAGGCCGCCGCGCGGACGACCGGCGCGACCGTGTTCGGCTATTACGTGCGCGATCCGGAGCGCTACGGCGTCGTGTCGTTCGACGCGGATGGCCGCGCGATCGACCTCGAGGAGAAGCCGCGCGAGCCGAAGTCGAACTATGCGGTCACCGGCCTCTATTTCTACGACAACGACGTCGTCGAACTCGCGAAGGCCGTGCGACCGTCGGCGCGCGGCGAACTGGAAATCACCGACCTGAATCTCGCGTATCTCGCGCGCGGCGCGCTGAACGTCGAGATACTCGGGCGCGGCTACGCATGGCTCGACACCGGCACGCACGAATCGCTGCTCGACGCGGCCAATTTCATCCAGGTGATGCAGGCACGGCAGGGCCTGCAGATCGCGTGTCCCGAGGAAATCGCGTACCGGCTCGGCTGGATCGATGCGGAGCAGCTCGAAACGCTCGCCCACAAGCTCGCGAAAAGCGGTTACGGCCGCTATCTGCTCGATCTGCTGAGCAAGGAGGTTGCGGCATGA
- the rfbC gene encoding dTDP-4-dehydrorhamnose 3,5-epimerase produces the protein MTRVIETPLPGVLLIEPGVFGDARGFFVESFRASWLRDAGVDATFVQDNQSRSRRGVLRGLHYQRVNPQGKLVHAARGAVYDVAVDIRRGSPFFGSWFGARLDDVSHRMLWIPPGFAHGFCVLSDEADFAYKCTQYYDPDSDAGVRWDDPEIGIDWPDAGAPYQLSDKDRRQPPLAELAAGAPTLLPAYGEAR, from the coding sequence ATGACGCGCGTGATCGAAACGCCGTTGCCCGGCGTGCTGCTGATCGAGCCCGGCGTGTTCGGCGATGCACGCGGCTTTTTCGTCGAAAGCTTCCGGGCAAGCTGGCTGCGCGACGCAGGCGTCGACGCGACCTTCGTCCAGGACAACCAGTCGCGCTCGCGGCGCGGCGTGCTGCGCGGGCTGCACTACCAGCGGGTGAATCCGCAAGGCAAGCTGGTGCACGCGGCGCGCGGGGCGGTGTACGACGTCGCCGTCGACATCCGGCGCGGCTCGCCGTTTTTCGGCTCCTGGTTCGGTGCGCGGCTCGACGACGTATCGCACCGGATGCTATGGATTCCGCCTGGCTTCGCACACGGCTTTTGCGTGTTGTCCGACGAGGCCGACTTCGCGTACAAGTGCACGCAGTACTACGATCCCGATTCGGATGCGGGCGTGCGCTGGGACGATCCGGAGATCGGCATCGACTGGCCGGATGCCGGCGCGCCGTATCAGCTGTCGGACAAGGATCGTCGGCAGCCTCCGCTCGCCGAGCTGGCCGCCGGCGCGCCGACGCTGCTGCCGGCATACGGGGAGGCGCGATGA